The Toxotes jaculatrix isolate fToxJac2 chromosome 14, fToxJac2.pri, whole genome shotgun sequence genome window below encodes:
- the LOC121193254 gene encoding E3 ubiquitin-protein ligase RNF31: protein MPSLSEQLQEVRSRAEVCLYSGGRVVEVRVGVMAMANLPLPPCSKYRHISAETMVIENSFGSNRKETLASLQRLSTALNILEKYGCNLTNPNRPKFWRTVKHNNPVFRATVDAIQGGRAVLCLYGYSNQQPDGLSFPDDVTDPDVGRVAAVTLEVMSLRMELEMLIKEAHPHPEFYERIIPTLRHKDVGLNTDAVVYHSSSASCHSDGQTKSLAFPLHHHSSRESGRGHSLSSNHQSLKSIQVFSTSSNKHPENCSICGIFRISAHCLTCLQGLCSECDRLYHSYPERANHRRTAVTSSSSSSSSSSKNRSSHSSPTWCCLHCSKVNSIQDVLCEDCERPRLESISSKSDDSQPATMTEWQCKSCTMVNVASSILCEVCERPRLATRPPVTPSHPPITPPRPPAPVLGMPGDPDSQWVCQFCTYLNYSPATVCEMCDLARPEPAPLPVKLRPPSPVRRVPALPIKPKEPAPEDLDSWRQRLMKEEGLKLIQLIRDGEKKGVSPEEVYTSMRVAGDSSILPCKWLKTDLPLLLDQIRMLVATSSLQSVSDKTTAEHTSRSSETPAEDAKEETEKVVQLSRAEAKQAWLTAGGDTERAARQALRDRLAKVKELCALGFSDEAHCHEVLRQSGGEVRGALALLQRPLLEPFHNRIWSDKPEPPVDIHHPDKQRTCRRLLAVYDLPSWGRCELALSLLLEHSAPYSLEDVVQAVRESHDREFIKRVLAKECPICLSVFPHSKMQSLTSCQCSVCCDCFQQHFTIAVRDKHIRDMVCPVCWEPNINDPEHLNSYFSTLDIQLRECLEPEVYELFHKKLTEQALIKDPKFLWCCHCSYGFIYDGDQLKVTCFQCRNSFCAQCKKPWESQHAGLSCEQYQSWKRENDPEYQRQGLAGYLRDNGITCPNCRFQYALSKGGCMHFCCSQCRYQFCSGCNNPFHTTCAVDECSVSGLHAHHPRDCLFYLRDWEPSRLQALLQNNDVAFNTEPPPGTQTGLCGVIEQKDEGGQQTDSACGAQTQHGHAGLCEKHYREYLVSLINSHSIDPAPLYSSNELLLACRRYKVDDTRRDGEDGFTYYSRLLEKLMDEVPLGDKVPRKK from the exons atGCCGTCTCTGTcggagcagctgcaggaggtGCGGAGTCGGGCTGAAGTGTGCCTGTACTCTGGGGGCAGGGTGGTGGAGGTGCGGGTCGGGGTGATGGCTATGGCTAATCTGCCTTTACCGCCCTGCTCCAAATACCGCCACATCTCCGCCGAGACCATGGTGATAGAGAACAGCTTCGGCAGCAACAGgaaggag aCCCTCGCTTCCCTCCAGCGTTTGTCCACAGCACTGAACATCCTGGAGAAGTACGGCTGTAACCTGACAAACCCCAACAGGCCAAAGTTCTGGAGGACAGTGAAACACAACAACCCAGTGTTCAGGGCCACTGTCGATGCTATtcag GGAGGACGAGCAGTGCTCTGTCTCTATGGTTACTCCAATCAGCAGCCGGATGGGCTCAGCTTCCCTGATGACGTCACAGATCCTGATGTGGGCCGAGTCGCTGCCGTCACGCTCGAAGTGATGAGTCTGAGGATGGAACTAGAAATGCTCAtcaag GAGGCCCACCCCCACCCCGAGTTCTATGAGAGAATCATCCCTACTCTGAGACACAAG GATGTGGGTCTCAATACCGATGCTGTGGTCTACCACTCCTCCTCCGCTTCGTGTCACTCCGACGGCCAGACCAAGTCTCTAGCCTTCCCCCTCCACCATCACTCCTCCAGGGAGAGTGGCCGTGGCCACTCCCTGTCCTCCAACCACCAAAGTCTCAAGTCCATCCAGGTCTTTTCCACCTCATCAAACAAACACCCAG AGAACTGCTCCATCTGCGGAATATTCCGAATCTCTGCCCATTGCCTCACCTGCCTCCAGGGCCTCTGCTCGGAATGTGACAGGCTGTACCACTCCTACCCGGAGAGGGCCAACCACCGTCGAACAGctgtcacatcatcatcatcatcatcatcatcatcatccaaaAACAGGAGCAGTCACAG CTCTCCTACCTGGTGTTGCCTTCACTGCTCTAAAGTCAACTCTATCCAGGATGTGCTGTGTGAGGATTGTGAGCGCCCTCGCCTGGAATCCATCAGCTCTAAGTCAGATGACTCTCAGCCTGCCACCATGACTG AGTGGCAGTGTAAGAGCTGTACCATGGTGAATGTAGCCAGCAGTAttctgtgtgaggtgtgtgaaaGACCTCGTTTGGCCACACGACCTCCAGTGACCCCATCACACCCACCCATCACCCCGCCCAGGCCGCCTGCACCAGTACTAGGTATGCCTGGTGACCCAGACAGCCAG tggGTGTGTCAGTTCTGTACCTACCTGAACTACTCTCCTGCTacagtgtgtgaaatgtgtgaccTGGCTCGTCCAGAGCCCGCCCCCTTGCCTGTGAAGCTCCGCCCTCCCTCTCCCGTCAGACGGGTCCCCGCCCTGCCAATCAAACCCAAAGAGCCCGCCCCTGAAGACCTGGACTCCTGGAGGCAGAGGCtgatgaaggaggaggggctgaAGCTGATTCAACTGATTAGA GacggagagaagaaaggagtgAGTCCAGAAGAGGTGTACACAAGCATGAGGGTAGCTGGGGACAGCAGCATCCTGCCCTGCAAATGGTTAAAGACAGACCTTCCTCTGCTGTTAGACCAGATCAGGATGCTGGTAGCGACATCCTCGCTTCAGTCTGTTTCTGACAAGACCACAGCAGAGCACACA AGCAGGTCCAGTGAAACTCCTGCTGAGGATGccaaggaagagacagagaaagtggtCCAGCTGTCCAGAGCAGAGGCCAAGCAGGCCTGGCTGACAGCAGGGGGTGACACTGAGAGAGCCGCCAGACAAGCTCTGAGAGACAGGCTCGCCAAG GTAAAGGAGCTGTGTGCGCTGGGCTTCAGTGATGAGGCTCATTGCCATGAGGTTTTGAGGCAGAGCGGTGGCGAGGTGAGAGGGGCCCTGGCCCTGCTTCAGCGCCCCCTTCTGGAGCCCTTCCACAACCGTATTTGGAGCGACAAGCCTGAGCCTCCAGTAGACATCCATCACCCTGACAAACAG CGGACATGTCGGAGGTTGCTAGCGGTGTACGATCTTCCTAGCTGGGGTCGTTGTGAGCTGGCGCTGTCGCTGCTTTTGGAGCACAGCGCCCCCTACTCGCTGGAGGATGTCGTGCAGGCTGTACGTGAGTCCCACGACCGGGAGTTTATCAAGAGAGTGCTGGCTAAAGAGTGTCccatctgcctctctgtcttcccccACAGCAAG atgcAGTCTCTGACATCGTGCCAGTGCTCGGTGTGCTGTGATTGTTTCCAGCAGCACTTCACCATCGCTGTAAGGGACAAACACATCCGGGATATGGTGTGTCCGGTCTGCTGGGAGCCCAACATCAACGACCCTGAACACCTCAACAGCTACTTCTCCACCCTGGACATCCAG CTGCGGGAGTGTCTGGAGCCAGAAGTCTATGAGCTGTTCCACAAGAAGCTGACTGAGCAGGCTCTAATCAAAGACCCCAAGTTCCTCTGGTGCTGTCAT tGTTCTTATGGGTTCATCTACGATGGAGACCAGCTCAAAGTTACCTGTTTTCAGTGTCGCAACAGTTTCTGTGCTCAGTGTAAAAAGCCT TGGGAGTCTCAGCATGCAGGTCTGTCCTGTGAACAGTACCAgtcatggaagagagagaatgatCCGGAGTATCAGAGGCAGGGTCTGGCTGGATACCTCAGAGACAACGGCATCA CCTGTCCCAACTGCCGCTTCCAGTATGCGCTGTCTAAAGGAGGCTGTATGCATTTCTGCTGCTCACAGTGTCGGTACCAGTTCTGCAGTGGCTGCAACAACCCTTTCCACACT ACCTGTGCAGTGGACGAGTGCAGTGTGTCTGGACTGCATGCCCATCATCCCAGAGACTGCCTCTTCTACCTGAGGGACTGGGAACCTTCCAGACTGCAGGCGTTACTCCAg AACAATGACGTGGCCTTCAACACCGAGCCTCCTCCTGGAACACAGACAG gTCTGTGTGGAGTGATAGAGCAGAAGGACGAGGGAGGGCAGCAGACAGATTCAGCCTGTGGAGCTCAGACCCAGCACGGACACGCTGGACTCTGCGA GAAGCATTACCGGGAGTACCTGGTCAGCCTGATCAACAGCCACTCCATCGACCCTGCCCCCCTCTACAGCTCCAACGAGCTGCTGCTGGCCTGCAGGAGGTACAAGGTGGACGACACCCGAAGGGACGGAGAGGACGGCTTCACCTACTACAGCAGACTGCTTgag AAACTGATGGATGAAGTGCCGCTCGGCGACAAGGTCCCACGCAAGAAATAA
- the xkr4 gene encoding XK-related protein 4 has translation MAAKSDGVLKMKKSDVAFTPLQNSEHSGSVQGLHPGGQPDSAGTGDGDFANGESRCCGGGGTNSTCLRLGKEQQKYTVWDCLWIVAAVAVYLADVGTDVWLSVDYYLRRDYWWFGLTLFFVVLGSFSVQLFSFRWFVHDFSTEDGADSAADCSHMDGNKLLSGSASHGDVTAQHHPATPQRQASTASKNTTTNSTASTAVGSRSRKRSAYYSFCVWFGQSVIHILQLGQIWRYFHTIYLGIRSRQSAETERWRYYWRMVYEFADVSMLHLLATFLESAPQLVLQLCIIIQTHKLQAVQGMTAAASLVSLAWALASYQKALRESRDDKKPISYLAVIIQFCWHFFTIAARVITFALFASVFQLYFGIFIVLHWCIMTFWIVHCETDFCISKWEEIVFDMVVGIIYIFSWFNVKEGRTRCRLFIYYLVILVENAALSALWYLYRSPHTTDAFAVPALCVIFSSFLTGVVFMLMYYAFFHPNGPRFGRSLSGQGLDLDPTSQFSTLPSEGATNSLRSNRGATTTLERDTGKYSERDGCMPVFQVRPTVPSTPSSRAPRLEETVIKIDLCRNRYPAWERHVLDRSIRKAILAIDCSLTPPRLQYKDDALVQERLEYETTL, from the exons ATGGCGGCTAAATCGGACGGGGTcctgaagatgaagaagagtgACGTGGCCTTCACCCCCCTGCAGAACTCGGAGCACTCGGGCTCGGTGCAGGGGCTCCACCCGGGCGGCCAGCCCGACTCTGCGGGCACCGGGGACGGGGACTTCGCCAACGGGGAGTCGCGGTGCTGCGGCGGGGGAGGCACCAACTCGACGTGTCTTCGCCTGGGCAAGGAGCAGCAGAAGTACACGGTGTGGGACTGCCTGTGGATCGTAGCCGCAGTGGCCGTGTATCTGGCCGATGTGGGCACCGACGTGTGGCTGTCGGTCGACTACTACCTCCGCCGCGATTACTGGTGGTTCGGCCTGACTCTCTTCTTCGTGGTGCTGGGCTCCTTCTCGGTCCAGCTCTTTAGCTTCAGATGGTTCGTCCACGACTTCAGCACCGAGGACGGCGCAGATTCCGCCGCCGATTGCTCCCACATGGATGGGAATAAGCTGCTGAGCGGCTCGGCCTCACACGGCGACGTTACCGCTCAACACCACCCGGCCACGCCGCAGAGACAGGCGTCGACGGCCAGCAAGAACACCACGACCAACAGCACCGCGAGCACCGCGGTGGGCAGCAGGAGTAGGAAACGATCGGCCTACTACTCCTTCTGCGTCTGGTTCGGCCAGTCCGTCATCCACATCCTCCAGCTGGGCCAGATATGGAG gTATTTCCATACCATCTACCTGGGCATTCGGAGCCGTCAGAGTGCCGAGACGGAGCGCTGGCGTTACTACTGGAGGATGGTCTACGAGTTTGCAGATGTGAGCATGCTGCATCTACTGGCCACCTTTCTGGAGAGTGCTCCACAACTGGTGCTTCAGCTGTGCATcatcatacagacacacaagctcCAGGCTGTgcaag gtatgacagcagcagcctccctTGTCTCTCTGGCTTGGGCTCTGGCCTCCTACCAGAAGGCCCTGCGAGAGTCTCGGGATGACAAGAAGCCAATCAGCTACCTGGCTGTCATCATCCAGTTCTGCTGGCACTTCTTCACCATCGCAGCAAGGGTCATCACTTTCGCCCTTTTCGCCTCTGTCTTTCAACTGTACTTTGGCATCTTCATCGTCCTGCACTGGTGCATCATGACCTTCTGGATTGTCCACTGTGAGACGGACTTCTGCATCAGCAAGTGGGAGGAGATTGTGTTTGACATGGTGGTGGGCATAATCTACATCTTCTCCTGGTTTAACGTCAAGGAAGGGAGGACAAG GTGTCGGCTTTTCATCTATTACCTGGTGATCTTGGTGGAGAATGCTGCTCTCAGCGCGTTGTGGTATCTCTACCGATCGCCTCACACCACTGACGCCTTTGCAGTGCCAGCACTCTGCGTCATCTTCAGCAGTTTCCTCACTGGAGTGGTTTTTATGCTCATGTACTATGCCTTTTTCCATCCCAACGGGCCACGCTTTGGACGCTCGCTGAGCGGCCAGGGTCTCGACCTGGACCCCACTTCTCAGTTCTCCACACTACCGTCGGAAGGCGCCACCAACTCGCTACGCTCCAACAGAGGTGCCACCACGACGCTGGAGCGTGACACGGGGAAGTATTCTGAGCGGGACGGCTGCATGCCAGTGTTTCAGGTCCGACCCACAGTGCCATCTACTCCATCGTCTCGTGCTCCGCGCCTCGAAGAGACCGTCATCAAGATCGACCTTTGTAGGAACCGCTACCCAGCCTGGGAGCGTCATGTCCTCGACCGCAGTATACGCAAGGCAATCCTGGCTATAGACTGCTCCTTGACTCCTCCACGGCTGCAGTACAAAGATGACGCTCTGGTGCAGGAGAGATTGGAATATGAGACCACTCTATAG